GATGTCGCCGGAGTAGCGGATGCCGCCGTCGGCAATCATCGGCACGTCGGTCGAGGCGAGCGCGGTGGCGACGTTGTCGATGGCGGTGATCTGCGGCACGCCGACACCGGCGACGATGCGTGTGGTGCAGATCGAACCGGGGCCGATGCCGACCTTGACGCCGTCGGCGCCAGCATCGACCAGCGCGCGGGCAGCGTCGGCGGTGGCGATGTTGCCGCCGATCACGTCGATGTGCGGGAAGGTGCGCTTGACCCAGCTGACGCGGTCGAGCACGCCCTGCGAATGGCCGTGCGCGGTATCGACGACGATGACGTCAACGCCTGCTTCGGCCAGCGCGGCGGCGCGGTCTTCGGTGCCTTCACCGACACCGATCGCAGCGCCGACACGCAGACGGCCGTGCGCGTCCTTGGCGGCGAGCGGGTGTTCGGTCGACTTCAGCATGTCCTTGACCGTGATCAGGCCACGCAGCGTGTCGTTCTCGCCCAGCACCAGCACGCGTTCGAGGCGGTTCTTGTGCATCAGCGAACGCGCTTCGTCGAGCGACGCGCCTTCGCGCACGAATACGACGCGCTCGCGCGGCGTCATGATGCGCGAGACCGGCTGGTCGAGATTGGTTTCGAAGCGCAGATCGCGGTTGGTCACGATGCCGACCACGCGATCACCGTCGAGCACCGGGAAACCGGAGATGCGGTGACTGCGTGTCAACCCGTGCAGCTCGCGAACCGTCATATCGGGAGAGATGGTGATCGGGTCCTTCAGGACGCCGGCCTCGAAACGCTTCACCTTGGCCACTTCGGCGGCCTGCTGCTTGGCGGTGAGGTTCTTGTGGATGATCGCGAGGCCGCCTTCCTGGGCCAGCGCGATGGCCAGCCGGGCTTCGCTGACGGTGTCCATCGCGGCGGACAGCAGCGGAAGATTGACGCGGATGTTGCGGGAGATACGGGTACTGAGACTGACGTCGCGCGGCAGCACGTTGGAGTGGGCCGGCACGAGGAGCACGTCGTCGAAGGTCAGCGCCTTCTGGATAACACGCATGACTACTTTCCCAACTAGCAAAAACGTATTATACGCCGGTCGACGCAGCCGTCTGCACCCGGCCCTGAAAGCCGCGCCAGAAGGCGCTCAATCGAGGAGTTGTGAAGTGCTCGTCCGTATCGCCGCAGCCGTGCTGCTCAGTGTTCCGCTCGCCTGCGCCGCCCAGGTCTACCAGTACAAGGACGCCCAGGGACGCACCGTTTTTTCCGACACTCCACCGCCGGGCGCCAACGCGACGAAGAAGAACATCAATCCGCCGCCGCCGTCCGGCGACAGTTCGGGCTCGGTCAAGGAGAAGCTGCAGGAGTTCCAGAAACGCCGCGACGAGCGTCTGGAATCGGAAGCCAAACAGGCCAAGGAACAGGCCGAGAAAGACCGGATGGCCGAAAACTGCACACGGGCGCGCAGCAAGCTCGCCGCGCTGCAGTCGGGGCAGCGCATCGTGCGCTTCAACACGCAGGGCGAACGCGAATTCCTCGACGACGCCGGGCGCGCGAAGGAAATGGAAGAAGCGCAGAAGTCGGTGTCGGAGTGGTGCAAGTAAGGGCGCGGATCAGGCCGCCGGTTCGGCCTCGCCGCCGCCCTTCTTGAGTACCTTGCCCTCGGCGGCGCGCTGTCGCCGCACTTCCTTCGGGTCGGCGATCAACGCACGGTAGATTTCGACGCGGTCGCGATCGCGCAGCACCTGGTCGGCCTTGACCAGCTTGGAAAAGACGCCGAGCTTGTTCTTCGCCAGATCAATGTCCGGATACTTCTGCAGCAGTCCGGAAGCCTCGACTGCCTGCTGAGCGGTGGCGCCTGCGACCAGTTCCATCGTCACGATGTCCTGCCGCTCGGGCAGCGCGTAGGCAACCTGCACGTGGATCTTGTCGCTCATCACTGCGTTCCCTGTCCGTACTGGCGATCCGCCTGCTTCACGAAGGCGTCGACAAAGGTGTTGGCGATATGGCTGAACACCGGCCCGACCACCTTCTCGATCAGCCGGCTCGAAAACTCGTAATGCAGGTTGAACTCGACCTTGCAGGCGGCCTCGCCCAGCGGTGTGAACAGCCAAGTGCCGTCCAGCCGGTTGAAAGGTCCTTCGACCAGACGGATGGTCATGCTGCGCGGGAACACCTTGTCGTTGGCGGTGACGAAGTGAGCCTTGACGCCGTGGTAGTTGATGTCGATGCGCGCGCGTGTCAGCACTTCGGTGCGCTCGATCAGCTGGCTGCCGCCACACCAGGGCAGGAACTGCGGATAGTGTTCCACGTCATCGACGAGGCGGAACATCTGTTCGGCACTGCGCTCGATGAGCACGGTTTTTCGGACTTCAGCCATGTCATCAGAAGGTAAAATCGCGATTCTATCCGCGGCAGCGCCCCCTACGCAGCCCCGATTTCATTTCAGCACGCCTCTCACCGGTTTCACTTCATGAGCATTGCCGACAACAAGAAGGCCTTTCACGACTACTTCATCGAGGAACGCTTCGAAGCGGGCCTCGTGCTCGAAGGCTGGGAGGTGAAGGCGATCCGCGCCGGCCGCACGCAGCTGAAGGAAGCCTACGTGGTGCTCAAGGGCGAAGAGGTGTACGTGATCGGCATGCACGTGTCGCCCCTGCCGACCGCCTCCACCCACATCAAACCGGACCCGACGCGCAGCCGCAAGCTGCTGCTGCACGCCAACGAGATCAGCAAGCTGATCGGTCTGGTCGAGCGCGCCGGCTACACGCTGGTGCCGCTGAACCTGCACTACACCCGTGGCCGCATCAAGCTGGAGATCGGTCTGGCCAAGGGCAAGAAGCAGTTCGACAAGCGCGAGACCGAGAAGAAGCGCGACTGGGAGCGCGAGAAGGCGCGCCTGATGCGCGACCGCGTCTGAGCGGAACGATCAGGCTTCCGCCAGTTCCGGCAGCGTGGTCCGGGCGTCGTAGCCGGTGAGTGCGATGTGCTCGGCCAGCATGGTGTCCATGGTCGAGGCGTGGTGCTCGAACCACACCGGCAGTTCGCGCGCCAGCGTGCGCACGATGCCCGCGTCGCCGGCCGCGGCCAGGCGTCTGACCTCGCGCAGCACCTCGAGAACGCGCTCGTGTTCGCCGCGATGGCAGTGCAGCGGCGGAAAGTCCGACGCCTCCATCCACACGTCCTCCTGCGCGAAATGCGCTTCTGTGTGCGCCACCAGCTCGTCCAGCACGGTCAGCGCCGCCGATGCCGAAGCGTCGTCCAGACGGGCCAGCAGCTGCATGAATTCGCGGTGGATGTCGTCCATCGGCGCCAGGCCGAGCACGTGCTCCTGCTTCAGTTCGAGTGCGGACATCGCGCCTCCTTGCGGTAATG
The window above is part of the Methyloversatilis discipulorum genome. Proteins encoded here:
- a CDS encoding DUF4124 domain-containing protein, coding for MLVRIAAAVLLSVPLACAAQVYQYKDAQGRTVFSDTPPPGANATKKNINPPPPSGDSSGSVKEKLQEFQKRRDERLESEAKQAKEQAEKDRMAENCTRARSKLAALQSGQRIVRFNTQGEREFLDDAGRAKEMEEAQKSVSEWCK
- a CDS encoding type II toxin-antitoxin system RatA family toxin, giving the protein MAEVRKTVLIERSAEQMFRLVDDVEHYPQFLPWCGGSQLIERTEVLTRARIDINYHGVKAHFVTANDKVFPRSMTIRLVEGPFNRLDGTWLFTPLGEAACKVEFNLHYEFSSRLIEKVVGPVFSHIANTFVDAFVKQADRQYGQGTQ
- a CDS encoding hemerythrin domain-containing protein, whose amino-acid sequence is MSALELKQEHVLGLAPMDDIHREFMQLLARLDDASASAALTVLDELVAHTEAHFAQEDVWMEASDFPPLHCHRGEHERVLEVLREVRRLAAAGDAGIVRTLARELPVWFEHHASTMDTMLAEHIALTGYDARTTLPELAEA
- the smpB gene encoding SsrA-binding protein SmpB; amino-acid sequence: MSIADNKKAFHDYFIEERFEAGLVLEGWEVKAIRAGRTQLKEAYVVLKGEEVYVIGMHVSPLPTASTHIKPDPTRSRKLLLHANEISKLIGLVERAGYTLVPLNLHYTRGRIKLEIGLAKGKKQFDKRETEKKRDWEREKARLMRDRV
- the guaB gene encoding IMP dehydrogenase, translated to MRVIQKALTFDDVLLVPAHSNVLPRDVSLSTRISRNIRVNLPLLSAAMDTVSEARLAIALAQEGGLAIIHKNLTAKQQAAEVAKVKRFEAGVLKDPITISPDMTVRELHGLTRSHRISGFPVLDGDRVVGIVTNRDLRFETNLDQPVSRIMTPRERVVFVREGASLDEARSLMHKNRLERVLVLGENDTLRGLITVKDMLKSTEHPLAAKDAHGRLRVGAAIGVGEGTEDRAAALAEAGVDVIVVDTAHGHSQGVLDRVSWVKRTFPHIDVIGGNIATADAARALVDAGADGVKVGIGPGSICTTRIVAGVGVPQITAIDNVATALASTDVPMIADGGIRYSGDIAKAVAAGANAVMLGGLLAGTEEAPGEIELFQGRSYKSYRGMGSLGAMQQGAADRYFQDPASNADKLVPEGVEGRVPYKGPVVNVITQLMGGLRASMGYCGCATVDEMRSKAQFVEITSAGIRESHVHDVQITKEAPNYHVD
- a CDS encoding RnfH family protein, encoding MSDKIHVQVAYALPERQDIVTMELVAGATAQQAVEASGLLQKYPDIDLAKNKLGVFSKLVKADQVLRDRDRVEIYRALIADPKEVRRQRAAEGKVLKKGGGEAEPAA